In Paenibacillus sp. FSL R7-0345, a single window of DNA contains:
- a CDS encoding sensor histidine kinase, translated as MKRALLTYLSSSVKRKMILMVVVMLILVIAIIEIVTYAVSINFHLNDAKANDTQKVQFISENMDDAISYMGKLMDSITEDSEIQSMLLQTNQLTYEKLSALEQLVVSKILYSTDKLETVYLFNTQQFLVKLNYNTSGSVNNKDDVQSELKKQRYDTVGRITWRVNKGVIYIERAIRERDSLKMLGYITISLRDDYLKQRLQSEPYRYSYVFDEQDRVVVSSSEVPDIRVEDLLRRAKLQSAEKPSVLNMEPYGKMLFTTFISAQEGWRVVSLVPLKEISKGTELIGRWIIAIGVIGVLVGILLTWFTASRIIAPLHALKKVMDQVETDRFDQQVRINRRDEFGRLARSFNQMMGKINYLISEVYQKELAQRESEYRALKAQINPHFLYNTLDTIRWLSMYGENDKIENVTISLAQLLKANLADHREMVPVRSELEYINAYLAIQKTRFESRITVSIHMDDDIAELWIPRFILQPIVENSFVHGLENKVGPGNLSIIGIMDGRNVRFRVIDDGVGIEEQKRDRLLEFTGEVDFGSAKGTGNGMRNVHKRIQMLFGEGYGLTINGMPGSGTIVDIIVPVMETVTASPNTADEGGKHIV; from the coding sequence TTGAAGCGTGCACTGCTAACCTACCTGTCTTCCAGCGTAAAGCGTAAGATGATTCTGATGGTGGTAGTCATGCTGATTCTTGTAATCGCTATCATCGAGATTGTCACTTACGCCGTTTCTATTAATTTTCATCTGAACGATGCCAAGGCAAATGATACCCAGAAGGTACAATTTATCAGCGAGAATATGGACGATGCCATTTCTTACATGGGTAAGCTGATGGATAGTATTACCGAGGATTCAGAAATTCAGTCTATGCTACTGCAGACGAACCAGCTTACCTATGAGAAGTTAAGTGCGCTGGAACAGCTGGTCGTTTCCAAAATCCTTTACTCCACCGACAAGCTGGAAACCGTCTATCTCTTCAATACGCAGCAGTTCCTGGTCAAGCTGAACTATAACACTTCCGGGAGCGTGAATAATAAGGACGACGTGCAGTCCGAGCTGAAGAAACAGCGTTATGACACGGTGGGAAGAATCACCTGGAGGGTTAACAAAGGGGTTATTTATATTGAAAGAGCCATCCGGGAACGGGATTCGCTCAAGATGCTCGGCTATATAACCATTTCGCTGAGGGACGATTATTTAAAGCAACGCCTGCAGTCAGAGCCTTACCGCTACAGCTACGTATTTGACGAGCAGGATCGTGTCGTTGTCAGCAGCAGCGAGGTTCCGGATATCCGCGTGGAGGATTTGCTCCGCCGTGCGAAATTGCAGTCCGCCGAGAAGCCTTCTGTATTGAATATGGAGCCGTACGGAAAAATGCTGTTCACAACCTTCATATCCGCCCAGGAAGGGTGGAGAGTAGTCTCACTTGTTCCGCTTAAGGAAATCTCCAAAGGCACGGAACTGATCGGACGCTGGATCATCGCGATCGGAGTAATCGGCGTGCTGGTGGGCATCCTCTTGACCTGGTTCACGGCCAGCCGCATAATTGCTCCGCTCCACGCGCTAAAGAAGGTTATGGATCAGGTGGAGACAGACCGTTTCGATCAGCAGGTCAGAATCAACCGGAGGGATGAGTTCGGGCGGCTCGCTCGCAGCTTCAACCAGATGATGGGTAAGATCAATTATTTGATCTCCGAGGTGTACCAGAAGGAGCTGGCCCAGCGTGAATCAGAATACCGGGCACTTAAGGCCCAGATTAATCCCCATTTTCTGTACAATACGCTGGATACGATCCGCTGGCTGTCCATGTACGGTGAGAATGACAAGATCGAGAATGTGACCATCTCACTGGCGCAGCTGTTGAAGGCCAATCTGGCCGATCACCGGGAAATGGTGCCGGTCCGCTCGGAGCTGGAATATATCAATGCTTATTTGGCTATTCAGAAGACCCGTTTTGAGAGCCGGATCACGGTTTCAATCCACATGGACGACGATATTGCGGAGCTATGGATTCCTAGGTTTATTTTGCAGCCGATTGTGGAAAATTCATTCGTGCACGGGCTGGAGAATAAAGTCGGTCCGGGCAACCTGAGCATAATCGGGATCATGGATGGAAGGAACGTAAGATTCCGGGTAATTGACGACGGTGTCGGGATCGAGGAGCAGAAGCGGGACCGGCTGCTGGAATTCACGGGGGAGGTGGACTTCGGCAGCGCCAAAGGGACAGGCAACGGAATGAGAAACGTACACAAACGGATTCAAATGCTGTTCGGCGAAGGCTACGGTCTGACGATCAACGGCATGCCGGGCAGCGGCACCATTGTCGATATTATAGTGCCTGTAATGGAGACTGTAACTGCGTCTCCCAATACTGCGGATGAAGGTGGGAAGCATATTGTATAA